The following are encoded in a window of Shewanella psychrotolerans genomic DNA:
- the bamB gene encoding outer membrane protein assembly factor BamB encodes MKSWCKTLLTCGLSIGLLSACASNDIEEEPVSPLPEIEASVFPEVSWSANIGHGVGDYYSALRPAVRYGKLFVVDRYGQIIAFNEETGEQVWDTDISDSFRDRPLAKNHGARLAAGVTAARDKVFVGGESGFFAALNAETGEPIWDVVAGGELLSAPTVGEDVVVVSTSSGTLEAFNVDDGEKLWTYESKLPTLTLRGTGAAAYEAGGFFVGTADGKVAVIVKNNGQAAWEQPIYTPKGGNEFTRMADVDMKPLVSGENLYAVSYNGNLVSMELRSGRIVWSRKYSSFNELVSSGLSLFVVDDHSRIYSVDKRNGLENWSNIELGNRDLTSPAVFKDYLVVGDFEGYLHFIDRTNGKIVGRVEVDSSGLFSQPLVIDDKIYVQTRGGKVARITLP; translated from the coding sequence ATGAAGTCTTGGTGCAAAACGTTACTCACATGCGGGTTAAGCATTGGCTTATTGTCTGCGTGTGCTTCAAATGATATTGAAGAGGAACCCGTAAGTCCATTACCAGAGATCGAGGCTAGCGTATTCCCTGAAGTAAGTTGGAGTGCCAATATCGGCCATGGTGTCGGTGACTATTACTCAGCTCTTCGACCTGCTGTGAGGTACGGAAAACTTTTTGTTGTTGATCGTTATGGGCAAATAATTGCGTTTAACGAAGAGACTGGCGAACAGGTTTGGGATACCGATATTAGTGACTCTTTTAGAGACAGACCTCTTGCCAAAAATCATGGTGCACGTTTAGCCGCAGGTGTTACCGCTGCTAGAGATAAAGTATTCGTTGGTGGTGAGAGTGGCTTTTTTGCTGCGTTAAACGCTGAAACCGGTGAGCCTATCTGGGACGTTGTTGCGGGTGGTGAGTTATTGTCGGCGCCAACAGTGGGCGAAGATGTGGTTGTGGTTAGCACTAGCTCTGGAACCCTTGAGGCATTTAATGTTGATGATGGTGAAAAGCTGTGGACTTACGAGAGCAAACTTCCCACTTTGACCTTGCGTGGAACGGGGGCTGCGGCCTATGAAGCGGGCGGGTTTTTCGTCGGTACCGCTGATGGGAAAGTGGCAGTTATCGTAAAAAATAACGGTCAAGCTGCATGGGAACAACCGATTTACACTCCTAAAGGCGGTAACGAGTTTACTCGTATGGCTGATGTCGATATGAAGCCCCTCGTTAGCGGAGAAAACCTATATGCGGTAAGTTACAATGGTAACTTAGTGTCGATGGAGCTGCGCAGTGGACGTATCGTTTGGAGCCGTAAGTATTCAAGCTTTAATGAGTTAGTCTCGTCAGGGTTAAGCCTGTTTGTGGTTGATGATCATAGTCGTATCTACTCAGTAGATAAACGTAATGGCTTAGAAAACTGGTCTAACATTGAGTTGGGTAACCGCGATCTGACATCGCCTGCCGTGTTCAAAGATTACCTCGTTGTTGGTGACTTTGAAGGTTATTTACACTTTATCGATCGTACTAATGGTAAAATTGTTGGCCGTGTCGAAGTGGATAGTTCAGGTTTATTTAGCCAGCCGCTAGTAATAGATGATAAAATCTATGTACAGACGCGTGGTGGTAAGGTTGCTAGAATAACGCTTCCATAA
- the der gene encoding ribosome biogenesis GTPase Der, translating to MIPVVALVGRPNVGKSTLFNRLTRTRDALVADYPGLTRDRKYGRAHLSGYEFIVVDTGGIDGTEEGIETRMAEQSLAAIEEADVVLFLTDARAGLTSADEAIAAHLRRREKTTFVVANKVDGIDADSACGEFWALGLGEVYQMAASQGRGVTNMIEYALAPYAEALGLTRDGDEQEPEEEREYTEEEAEAEQKRLQDLPIKLAIIGKPNVGKSTLTNRILGEERVVVYDEPGTTRDSIYIPLERDGQEYVIIDTAGVRRRSKVHETVEKFSVIKTLKAVEDANVVLLIVDAREGIAEQDLGLLGFALNAGRALVIAVNKWDGIDQEIKDRVKSELDRRLGFIDFARIHFISALHGTGVGHLFESVQEAYESATRRVSTSMLTRIMQMAQDDHQPPLVNGRRVKLKYAHAGGYNPPIVVVHGNQVKKLPDSYKRFMMNYYRRSLKVMGTPIQVRFQEGGNPFEGMNSKKLTVSQERRRKRMMSHIKDSKK from the coding sequence ATGATTCCAGTTGTGGCCCTAGTTGGCCGACCAAACGTAGGTAAGTCGACCCTGTTCAATCGTCTTACGCGCACCAGAGATGCCTTGGTAGCAGACTACCCTGGACTGACTCGGGATCGTAAGTACGGCCGCGCTCACCTATCGGGTTATGAGTTTATTGTGGTTGATACTGGCGGTATCGACGGTACAGAAGAGGGCATCGAAACCCGTATGGCAGAGCAATCGCTTGCGGCTATCGAAGAAGCGGACGTCGTGCTGTTTTTAACTGATGCTCGTGCGGGTTTAACGTCGGCTGATGAAGCGATTGCTGCGCATCTGCGCCGTCGTGAAAAAACCACGTTTGTTGTTGCCAACAAGGTCGATGGTATCGATGCTGATTCTGCGTGCGGTGAATTTTGGGCGCTAGGCTTAGGTGAAGTCTACCAAATGGCGGCGTCTCAAGGCCGTGGCGTGACCAACATGATCGAGTATGCGTTAGCGCCATATGCCGAAGCACTAGGTCTAACTCGCGATGGTGACGAGCAAGAGCCAGAAGAAGAGCGTGAATATACCGAAGAGGAAGCAGAAGCTGAACAAAAGCGTCTGCAAGACTTGCCGATTAAGTTGGCCATTATTGGTAAGCCAAACGTTGGTAAATCAACCTTAACTAACCGGATTTTAGGTGAAGAACGGGTTGTTGTTTACGATGAGCCGGGGACCACTCGTGACAGTATCTATATTCCGCTTGAACGTGATGGCCAAGAATATGTGATCATCGACACTGCCGGTGTCCGTCGTCGTAGTAAGGTGCATGAGACCGTCGAGAAGTTCTCGGTGATCAAAACCTTGAAAGCGGTAGAAGATGCTAACGTCGTGCTACTTATCGTCGATGCCCGTGAAGGTATCGCCGAGCAAGACTTAGGACTATTGGGCTTTGCCCTTAACGCAGGTCGAGCCTTGGTTATTGCAGTAAACAAGTGGGATGGTATCGATCAAGAGATCAAAGACAGAGTTAAGAGCGAGCTCGACCGCCGTTTAGGTTTCATCGACTTTGCTCGTATTCACTTTATCTCGGCGCTACATGGCACTGGCGTTGGACACTTATTTGAATCTGTGCAAGAAGCGTACGAGAGTGCAACGCGCCGCGTCAGTACCTCAATGCTGACTCGTATCATGCAGATGGCACAAGATGATCACCAGCCACCTTTGGTTAATGGTCGTCGCGTTAAGCTTAAATATGCCCATGCGGGTGGTTATAATCCACCAATCGTTGTGGTGCACGGTAATCAGGTTAAGAAGCTGCCAGATTCATACAAGCGCTTTATGATGAACTACTATCGTCGTTCACTCAAAGTGATGGGCACGCCTATTCAAGTGCGTTTCCAAGAGGGGGGCAACCCGTTTGAGGGCATGAACAGCAAGAAGCTGACCGTGAGCCAAGAGCGTCGTCGTAAGCGAATGATGAGTCACATTAAAGACAGTAAAAAGTAG
- a CDS encoding ATP-binding protein codes for MSMKMVNQPTKLFNSLSTRLMLSAMLLIVVLLPIIGLALNNAFKQQVMINIQDQLSAYLYSVLAVTDMEDGELLMPERLLENQFNVINSGLYALVSEQVSKASSSKVIWASNSFLGLSEPPRLPNPDVGSGDFSQIDIDGKTHLIYSFSVRFAVATQTPSDTPITVHIIKDFATVSEQQQAFSQHLWSWLLLLMLVLLTIQIAWLRWTLKPLARFKLELQSVQRGESYQLTGQYPTELQAVAKQLNTLLITEQRQRSRYRNALSDLAHSLKTPLAVIQSQKELSKTSIEQVEQINRTIGHQLKRAQSAAGSAWHLGVKIKDTSDKLLRTLAKIHSGISLDYSTPPNELTVFYGDQSDLTEMLGNLLDNACKAAKAKVTLSINESNDKLIICIEDDGLGVNPELRQSILERGTRTDTYEKGHGIGLAIVRDLVESYQGELAIDQSDALGGARFQISFTQQSEL; via the coding sequence ATGTCGATGAAGATGGTTAACCAACCCACGAAGCTATTCAACTCACTTAGCACCCGCTTAATGCTAAGTGCCATGCTGCTTATTGTGGTGCTATTGCCCATCATAGGTCTCGCGCTTAACAACGCCTTTAAACAACAGGTAATGATTAATATTCAAGATCAACTCAGTGCCTACTTATATTCAGTGCTAGCGGTGACTGACATGGAAGATGGCGAACTGCTAATGCCTGAGCGCCTATTAGAAAACCAATTTAATGTCATCAACTCGGGGCTATATGCGTTAGTATCCGAGCAAGTAAGTAAGGCCTCTAGCAGCAAAGTGATATGGGCATCTAACTCATTTTTAGGTCTAAGTGAGCCACCGCGGTTACCTAATCCTGACGTAGGAAGTGGTGACTTTAGTCAAATCGACATCGATGGTAAAACCCATCTTATCTACAGTTTTAGCGTTCGTTTTGCAGTCGCAACTCAAACCCCATCAGATACGCCTATTACCGTGCATATCATTAAAGATTTTGCCACGGTCTCGGAACAACAACAGGCTTTCAGTCAACACCTTTGGAGTTGGTTATTGTTGCTGATGTTAGTGCTTCTCACCATTCAAATCGCTTGGTTACGCTGGACATTAAAACCCCTTGCTCGCTTTAAATTAGAATTACAATCAGTGCAGCGAGGAGAGTCATACCAATTAACGGGTCAATATCCGACAGAATTACAAGCCGTAGCCAAACAACTAAATACCTTGTTGATCACCGAACAACGTCAGCGCAGCCGCTATCGTAATGCACTCTCTGATTTAGCTCACAGCCTGAAAACCCCCTTGGCGGTCATCCAGAGCCAAAAAGAGTTAAGCAAAACCTCTATCGAGCAAGTAGAACAGATCAACCGCACCATAGGCCACCAGCTAAAACGTGCTCAAAGTGCGGCTGGTAGTGCATGGCACTTAGGGGTAAAGATTAAAGATACATCTGACAAGCTGCTACGTACACTCGCCAAAATCCACTCAGGAATTAGCCTCGACTATAGTACTCCTCCTAATGAGTTAACGGTTTTTTATGGCGATCAAAGTGATTTAACAGAGATGCTAGGCAATCTGCTAGATAACGCTTGTAAAGCAGCCAAAGCTAAAGTGACCCTGAGCATTAACGAATCCAACGACAAACTCATTATTTGCATCGAAGATGATGGCTTAGGGGTTAATCCTGAGTTACGGCAGTCGATACTCGAGCGAGGCACACGCACCGACACCTATGAAAAGGGCCATGGTATTGGTCTCGCAATTGTACGGGATCTTGTAGAAAGCTACCAAGGGGAACTGGCAATCGATCAATCTGACGCACTTGGTGGCGCGCGCTTCCAAATAAGCTTTACGCAGCAAAGTGAGCTCTAA
- a CDS encoding response regulator transcription factor, which produces MRLLLVEDDLALQENLKQHLLDANYTLDVACDGEEGLFQGVEYSYDAAIIDVGLPKLDGIALISQLRAHGIEYPILILTARDSWQDKVEGLDAGADDYLTKPFHPEELIARLKALIRRSAGKSSPLIQNGLFSLNTSSHEIKAGELQINLSGSEYKLFEYFMLHIGEVKSKSVLIEHIYDQDFDLDSNVIEVFIRRLRKKLDPDNKHGLIETLRGQGYRMRQLAND; this is translated from the coding sequence ATGCGATTACTACTGGTTGAAGATGATTTAGCGCTACAAGAAAACTTAAAACAACATCTGCTTGATGCCAATTACACCTTAGATGTGGCCTGTGATGGTGAAGAGGGATTATTTCAAGGAGTAGAATACAGCTATGACGCAGCTATTATTGATGTGGGTCTACCGAAACTAGATGGCATTGCACTCATTAGCCAATTGCGTGCTCACGGTATTGAGTACCCCATTTTAATCCTAACCGCACGAGACAGTTGGCAAGATAAAGTCGAAGGACTAGATGCCGGAGCCGATGACTATCTCACTAAACCTTTTCATCCTGAAGAGTTAATCGCGCGCCTCAAAGCACTTATTCGTCGCTCAGCTGGAAAATCGAGTCCACTCATTCAAAACGGTTTATTCAGCCTCAATACCAGCAGCCATGAAATCAAAGCTGGAGAGCTGCAGATTAATTTAAGTGGCTCAGAATACAAGCTATTTGAGTATTTCATGCTCCACATTGGTGAAGTGAAATCCAAAAGTGTGCTTATTGAGCATATTTATGATCAAGATTTCGATTTAGATTCAAATGTCATCGAAGTATTTATTCGCCGTTTACGTAAAAAACTCGATCCTGATAATAAACATGGCTTAATCGAAACCTTAAGAGGCCAAGGGTATCGTATGCGACAACTGGCTAACGATTAA
- a CDS encoding PepSY domain-containing protein: MASSMLIAAQKNQPNLRVKNRQQATQMVKSQYGGKVLSVQSTKVNGNPGYRAKLLSADGVVFYVSIDAVSGQMSRR, encoded by the coding sequence ATGGCAAGTAGCATGTTAATCGCTGCTCAAAAAAACCAACCCAATCTCAGAGTCAAAAACCGTCAACAAGCGACCCAAATGGTTAAAAGCCAATACGGTGGTAAAGTGCTCAGTGTTCAATCAACTAAGGTCAATGGCAATCCTGGATATCGCGCTAAGCTGCTAAGCGCTGATGGTGTCGTTTTTTATGTATCAATTGACGCCGTAAGCGGGCAAATGAGTAGACGTTAA
- a CDS encoding choice-of-anchor H family protein: protein MQTITQLTQNAVAAFKSTISLLNLRILPSVLLLGLSSPLAVAADNTAVENTVAESTDTMSSVSVSIVQGLSDEQQPFSRTAQPMNAAQQLAAEQLKLVQLTPDKRKTREQVIAERQSGGDKTEKLRSASQRLNAGIYHEFSIYEASSRLFEDIDYDGFFRTFSVTFDADVHSFYVGERADVYADLYLSRNGGPWELYHTTDVFTIVDDVSDDDFEVLTTLHAGYPTDHYDVLIDLYEVGYSDIVATVSSDDLDELYGLPLESADRDFYEEVIEVTAGGVTSILGMLILFMVAITRRVTAKFRH from the coding sequence ATGCAAACAATCACTCAGCTTACTCAAAACGCAGTCGCGGCGTTTAAATCAACAATATCGCTGCTTAATCTAAGGATCTTACCGAGTGTTTTACTGCTTGGCTTGAGTTCGCCCCTTGCGGTTGCGGCCGACAATACCGCTGTTGAAAATACCGTTGCAGAAAGTACAGATACGATGAGCTCTGTATCGGTAAGTATTGTGCAAGGCTTGAGCGACGAACAGCAGCCGTTTAGCCGCACCGCGCAGCCAATGAACGCAGCTCAGCAGTTAGCTGCAGAGCAACTTAAGCTGGTTCAGTTGACTCCTGATAAACGAAAGACCCGCGAGCAAGTGATTGCTGAGCGTCAATCTGGGGGGGATAAAACCGAGAAACTTCGCTCGGCATCCCAGCGTTTGAATGCGGGCATTTATCATGAATTCTCTATCTATGAGGCGAGTAGTCGTTTGTTTGAAGATATTGACTACGATGGCTTTTTCCGCACCTTTAGTGTGACATTTGATGCCGATGTACATAGCTTTTATGTGGGTGAGCGCGCTGATGTCTACGCTGATCTTTATTTGAGTCGAAACGGCGGCCCGTGGGAGCTCTATCATACGACTGATGTATTCACCATTGTTGATGATGTGAGTGATGATGATTTTGAGGTGTTGACGACCTTACATGCAGGTTACCCAACTGATCACTATGATGTTTTGATCGATCTATATGAGGTCGGTTACAGCGACATTGTGGCAACGGTTAGCAGCGATGATCTCGACGAGCTTTATGGTTTACCCTTAGAAAGTGCCGATCGCGATTTTTATGAAGAGGTTATTGAAGTGACTGCGGGGGGCGTGACATCAATATTGGGGATGCTAATTCTGTTTATGGTTGCCATCACTAGGCGAGTGACGGCTAAGTTTCGTCACTAA
- a CDS encoding cytochrome b/b6 domain-containing protein, which translates to MAQDQDASREQVSCEQVKVYRVWDRPTRLFHWINVSCVMALIFIGAIMLFKGELGISGLEAKVKLKELHVVVGYLFAVNLVVRLVWGCIGSNSARLSKMLPNFSAVLAYKAKLKQGASPQYLHHNPVGNLAVFAMMVLLVTIMFTGLIRAGTDIYYPPLGGLVSDYIAANGVDGASLKPYDETGVDNQKVAQIKPFKSLAGEVHVYSVYLLILIILVHIAGVIVAEIKHQPGLVSAMISGKKRLNRPPED; encoded by the coding sequence ATGGCGCAGGATCAAGATGCAAGTCGTGAACAAGTAAGTTGTGAACAAGTCAAAGTCTATCGAGTGTGGGATCGACCTACACGATTGTTTCATTGGATAAATGTATCGTGTGTCATGGCGCTAATTTTTATTGGTGCCATTATGCTGTTTAAAGGTGAATTGGGGATTAGTGGTTTAGAAGCAAAGGTTAAGCTTAAGGAGCTTCATGTTGTTGTCGGTTACCTATTTGCTGTTAACTTGGTCGTTAGATTAGTGTGGGGCTGCATTGGTTCAAATAGCGCCCGTTTATCTAAAATGCTGCCAAATTTTTCAGCGGTATTAGCTTATAAAGCGAAATTGAAGCAGGGAGCATCACCGCAATATCTGCATCACAATCCCGTGGGCAATTTAGCAGTATTCGCAATGATGGTGCTGTTGGTTACGATTATGTTTACGGGCCTTATTCGTGCGGGAACCGATATTTATTATCCGCCACTTGGTGGACTGGTTAGTGACTATATTGCGGCGAACGGTGTCGATGGCGCTTCGTTAAAGCCTTATGATGAGACAGGTGTTGATAATCAAAAAGTGGCGCAGATAAAACCATTTAAATCTCTGGCTGGCGAAGTGCATGTCTATAGCGTTTATTTATTGATTTTAATTATTTTAGTTCATATTGCTGGTGTGATAGTTGCTGAGATAAAGCACCAACCCGGTTTGGTTTCGGCAATGATATCGGGTAAAAAACGCTTGAATCGACCGCCTGAAGACTAG
- a CDS encoding outer membrane beta-barrel protein, which translates to MKRTLILTLTLLGALTSNPVSAVADIKGYYLGAMAGNSQLKAGEFDEDAISYGVYAGYYTSKNFALEAAYMMTDNYVDNGDVKANYISLAAKFHHYFNDTYSMFIKAGAASTKVEADLDYDGIGWLWGAGFNMAFSNKVNVRIAYEMVYTDLDASGLEETVDSDLGNVYLGIHYQF; encoded by the coding sequence ATGAAGCGAACTCTGATACTTACACTTACATTGCTCGGCGCTTTGACATCAAATCCTGTATCGGCAGTTGCTGACATCAAAGGTTATTATCTTGGTGCTATGGCGGGTAACTCACAGTTAAAGGCGGGTGAGTTTGACGAGGATGCAATAAGTTATGGTGTATATGCTGGTTATTATACAAGTAAGAATTTTGCGCTAGAAGCTGCTTATATGATGACAGATAATTACGTTGATAATGGTGACGTGAAGGCTAATTACATCTCGCTTGCTGCTAAGTTTCATCATTATTTTAATGATACCTATTCGATGTTTATTAAGGCTGGTGCAGCATCCACTAAGGTTGAAGCCGATTTGGATTATGATGGTATTGGTTGGTTGTGGGGCGCTGGTTTTAATATGGCTTTTAGTAACAAGGTCAATGTGCGAATCGCTTATGAAATGGTTTATACCGATTTAGATGCCAGCGGGCTAGAAGAAACCGTCGATAGCGATCTTGGTAATGTTTATTTAGGGATACATTATCAGTTCTAG
- a CDS encoding molybdate ABC transporter substrate-binding protein, whose protein sequence is MKHKWILSPLLLAVFSGNISAREAPIEFRAAGSLKAAMTDIVNTYQHSNKIDVSTQFAPSGLLRKRIEGGEKVDLFASANMKHPTALNNAGLSSAVVMFARNKLCALAQPEVSVTPATLLEQMLNDTIRLGTSTPKADPAGDYAWKVFERAQQIQPNAFKLLSDKALQLTGGPTSAKAPDGSNPYAWVMENKQADIFLTYCTNAVLAKKQVSKLQIIALPDNLSVGANYGLTAIKGARPQANELAEFIISPQGQAILAKYGFDAP, encoded by the coding sequence ATGAAACATAAATGGATTTTAAGCCCTCTGTTGCTCGCGGTATTTAGCGGCAACATTTCAGCCCGAGAAGCGCCCATTGAGTTTAGAGCCGCAGGCAGCTTGAAAGCCGCCATGACGGATATCGTCAATACATACCAACACAGTAACAAGATTGATGTTTCTACCCAATTTGCCCCCTCGGGGTTGTTGCGTAAACGAATTGAAGGCGGTGAGAAGGTTGACCTATTTGCATCAGCAAATATGAAACACCCAACCGCTTTGAACAACGCAGGTCTCAGCAGTGCAGTGGTGATGTTTGCCCGCAATAAGCTTTGTGCCTTAGCCCAACCAGAAGTAAGCGTAACACCTGCGACCTTACTTGAGCAGATGCTAAATGACACCATTCGGTTAGGCACTTCGACTCCCAAAGCCGATCCCGCCGGCGATTACGCTTGGAAAGTCTTTGAACGCGCGCAGCAGATTCAACCTAATGCTTTTAAACTACTCAGTGACAAAGCCCTACAATTAACTGGCGGCCCAACCAGCGCTAAGGCACCAGATGGAAGTAATCCGTATGCTTGGGTGATGGAAAACAAACAAGCAGATATCTTCCTAACCTACTGTACTAATGCGGTATTGGCCAAAAAACAGGTATCCAAACTGCAGATAATTGCACTACCCGATAATCTCAGCGTCGGTGCAAATTATGGCTTAACAGCGATCAAAGGTGCCAGACCTCAAGCAAATGAGTTAGCCGAGTTTATTATTTCGCCGCAAGGCCAAGCCATTCTCGCTAAGTACGGCTTCGACGCACCGTGA
- a CDS encoding penicillin acylase family protein, with protein sequence MIKIIKIITLGLLTALFLVIAAIYVGLHLSLPQLSGELKVRQIVAPVTIKRDRLGTAVIRGENRQDVAFALGFAHGQDRFFQMDLLRRNSAGELAEIFGPAAIKFDKRHRFHQLRKRAEQILAQLPTAQQQLLARYSDGVNQAIAEQRLKSFEYVLTGTSPKPWQPADSLLVIYSMYLDLQGNTINRDITLTMVERLFGQPMRLFITQTSNYQAALDNSLFPSDPPPMPAIEPNMLAHRFDVEIADLEEVGSNNWAVTGEHTESGSAMLSNDMHLLFAVPIIWYRSQLNYPDAVGQNVQVTGVSLPGAPAIVVGSNGKIAWGFTNAYIDTADWIAIDDSEPLTIEEEMIRLPDSVVDYPISMSRFGPVKTYGEKQYALSWVAHQDYAVDMELMGLETISSAEQGLELAKTFGVPVQNLLIVDDKGNVGWQPAGAIPARTNPADVAQPSAEVQAVNWHQDESQLPREYNPDNGLLWSANARVMSTKDALRFGDGGYALGARSAQIRDRLQQQKQFDEADFYRIQLDNQAHFYRPWQEHLVNALMSQPQRFAIDIQYLRQWKECACSDSVGFTLVKSFRNRLIDAAFSPVESVLQQHELSLSVLKRYLEPAIWQLLSEQPQSWLASEYASWDEFVIANYVDSTERLLETYSDSANYQDLAWGRVNTLHIRHPFSKQMPLLSALLDMPKVAGFGDTFMPAVQSSSFGASQRFIVQPGLESQAVLTIPGGQSGHPLSPYYHAGFDEYADQVATPLLPAAIQARLVLQPVN encoded by the coding sequence ATGATTAAAATAATAAAAATTATAACGCTCGGATTGCTTACTGCCTTATTTTTAGTGATAGCCGCCATTTATGTCGGTCTACATCTTAGTTTGCCGCAACTTTCTGGAGAGCTAAAGGTTCGCCAGATAGTCGCGCCTGTCACGATCAAAAGAGATCGCTTGGGCACTGCTGTCATTCGTGGAGAAAACCGCCAAGATGTGGCTTTTGCACTGGGTTTTGCCCATGGGCAAGACCGCTTCTTCCAGATGGATCTATTGCGGCGTAATTCGGCTGGTGAGCTAGCTGAGATCTTCGGACCTGCTGCAATAAAGTTTGATAAGCGTCATCGATTTCATCAGTTGCGAAAAAGAGCTGAACAGATCCTTGCTCAGTTGCCGACGGCTCAGCAGCAGTTGCTTGCACGTTACAGCGATGGTGTAAATCAGGCGATTGCTGAGCAGAGGTTAAAATCTTTTGAATATGTCTTAACTGGAACGTCACCGAAACCGTGGCAACCTGCTGATAGCCTGCTTGTTATTTATAGCATGTATTTAGATCTTCAAGGTAATACCATCAATCGAGATATAACCCTGACTATGGTCGAGCGTCTATTTGGTCAGCCGATGCGGCTGTTTATTACTCAGACGTCCAATTATCAGGCGGCGCTGGATAACAGCCTATTTCCCTCAGATCCCCCACCTATGCCAGCGATAGAACCGAACATGCTCGCTCATCGATTTGATGTTGAGATTGCAGATCTTGAAGAGGTTGGCAGCAACAACTGGGCGGTCACAGGCGAGCATACCGAGTCAGGCAGCGCCATGTTATCCAATGATATGCATCTCTTATTTGCGGTGCCGATTATTTGGTATCGATCCCAGCTTAATTATCCTGATGCAGTCGGTCAAAATGTACAAGTTACAGGTGTGTCTCTGCCTGGGGCTCCTGCAATTGTTGTGGGGTCAAATGGTAAGATTGCCTGGGGCTTTACCAATGCTTATATCGACACTGCCGATTGGATCGCAATAGATGATAGTGAGCCGCTAACGATAGAAGAGGAAATGATTCGTCTGCCCGATTCTGTTGTGGATTATCCGATCTCTATGTCACGTTTTGGCCCAGTTAAGACCTATGGCGAAAAGCAATACGCACTTTCTTGGGTTGCGCATCAAGATTATGCCGTTGATATGGAATTAATGGGGTTAGAAACCATTAGCAGCGCAGAGCAAGGGCTTGAGTTGGCTAAAACATTTGGCGTCCCAGTGCAAAATCTATTGATTGTCGATGATAAGGGGAATGTCGGTTGGCAACCCGCAGGAGCGATACCTGCTAGAACCAATCCTGCTGATGTAGCGCAACCTTCGGCCGAGGTACAAGCGGTTAATTGGCATCAGGATGAATCTCAATTGCCTAGAGAATATAACCCAGACAATGGCCTGCTTTGGAGTGCAAACGCTCGGGTAATGTCAACTAAGGATGCTTTGCGTTTTGGGGATGGCGGCTACGCGCTTGGGGCAAGAAGTGCTCAGATCCGCGACCGATTACAACAGCAGAAACAGTTTGACGAGGCTGATTTCTATCGCATTCAGCTCGATAATCAGGCGCATTTTTACCGGCCCTGGCAGGAGCATCTTGTTAATGCGTTAATGTCCCAACCTCAACGATTTGCTATAGATATTCAGTATCTTAGACAGTGGAAAGAGTGTGCCTGTAGTGATTCTGTTGGTTTCACCTTGGTTAAATCGTTCAGAAATCGGCTTATCGATGCAGCGTTTTCGCCGGTTGAAAGTGTGCTTCAACAACATGAGCTTAGCTTGTCGGTCTTAAAGCGTTATCTAGAACCCGCCATATGGCAGCTGTTAAGTGAGCAACCGCAAAGCTGGTTGGCATCGGAATATGCCTCTTGGGATGAGTTTGTCATAGCAAATTATGTGGATTCAACCGAACGCTTATTAGAGACATATAGTGACTCTGCTAACTATCAAGATCTGGCATGGGGCAGGGTCAATACCTTGCATATTCGGCATCCTTTTAGCAAGCAGATGCCGCTGTTGAGTGCGTTGCTCGATATGCCTAAGGTGGCGGGTTTTGGCGATACCTTTATGCCAGCCGTGCAGAGTTCAAGCTTTGGCGCTTCGCAGCGTTTTATTGTGCAACCAGGACTTGAGTCTCAAGCTGTTCTCACCATTCCTGGCGGGCAATCTGGGCATCCGCTATCGCCTTATTACCATGCAGGGTTTGATGAGTATGCCGATCAAGTCGCTACGCCTTTATTGCCTGCAGCGATTCAGGCGCGTTTAGTGCTGCAACCAGTAAACTAA